One stretch of Siphonobacter curvatus DNA includes these proteins:
- a CDS encoding RagB/SusD family nutrient uptake outer membrane protein gives MKKIVYSLLIASLMLTGQSCSNLLDEKAISSVGAEYYDTSAGFEAGVRAAYASLRDYYGREIGTNLTVFGTDTYTMGADGSYKYMNQYTTQFGSNVDLLRDLWNNLYVAINTMNILIDKANAGQVAGLADASKNTRIAELRFLRAHHYFLLVQNWGPVALTLTGNLEAKKDFNRAPVKDIYAAITADLEAAVTQLPTTTSDYGRATKGACEHLLARVYLTKATSEAAAADDYTKAATYAQNVTKNYSYALLNDFASVYDQANQVNSEIIFAVQYTNDALTDIGPSSSNTGTIYNGNQTHLFFGNEYDVQAGMKRDLANGRPWKRYMPTNYMLNVVFNPADRNKDSRYKKTFKDTWYANNPGTFTNVFDNSKTKVTFAAGDTAIFIPGVEWTQDQRAAKPYQILVPSQYRPTLFPPLKKFFDPLRQDVTAEWGSRDWFVMRLAETYLILAEANLKLGKMQEATDAINVVRVRAAWPGQQEAMKIKVSDLTMEFIMEERERELAGEMFRWYDLKRWGVLVERVKKYNPDAANIQQFHTLRPIPQTQIDRTTGGASAFPQNSGY, from the coding sequence ATGAAAAAAATAGTGTATTCTCTTCTAATTGCCAGTCTGATGCTGACGGGGCAATCGTGCAGTAACCTGCTTGATGAAAAAGCCATTTCATCTGTAGGAGCGGAGTATTACGATACATCAGCGGGTTTTGAAGCCGGTGTTCGGGCAGCGTATGCATCGTTACGGGATTACTACGGTCGTGAAATTGGTACGAACCTGACCGTATTCGGTACCGATACGTACACCATGGGAGCGGACGGTAGTTATAAGTACATGAATCAGTACACCACCCAGTTTGGCTCCAATGTCGACTTGTTGAGGGATTTATGGAACAACCTCTATGTGGCGATCAATACGATGAACATCCTCATCGATAAAGCCAATGCAGGTCAGGTGGCTGGTTTGGCGGATGCCAGTAAAAACACACGGATCGCTGAGTTACGGTTTCTACGGGCTCATCATTACTTCCTATTGGTACAAAACTGGGGGCCGGTTGCTTTAACGCTAACGGGAAACCTAGAAGCGAAAAAAGACTTTAACCGGGCTCCGGTTAAGGACATTTATGCGGCGATCACGGCTGATTTGGAAGCGGCTGTAACGCAGTTGCCTACCACTACGTCCGATTACGGTCGGGCTACAAAGGGAGCTTGCGAACACTTGCTCGCCCGGGTTTATCTGACCAAAGCCACCTCCGAAGCGGCGGCGGCGGATGATTACACCAAGGCTGCGACCTACGCTCAGAATGTGACGAAAAACTACTCGTACGCCTTGTTAAACGACTTTGCCAGTGTTTACGATCAGGCGAATCAGGTCAATAGTGAAATCATTTTTGCCGTTCAGTACACGAATGATGCCTTGACGGACATTGGGCCTAGCTCCAGCAACACGGGAACAATTTACAATGGGAATCAAACCCACTTGTTTTTCGGGAATGAGTACGATGTACAGGCGGGGATGAAGCGGGATTTGGCCAACGGTCGGCCCTGGAAACGGTATATGCCGACGAATTATATGTTGAACGTAGTCTTTAATCCGGCGGACCGTAACAAAGATTCGCGGTATAAGAAAACGTTCAAGGACACTTGGTATGCGAATAATCCGGGTACGTTTACCAACGTGTTCGACAACTCGAAAACGAAAGTTACGTTCGCGGCGGGAGATACGGCCATCTTTATTCCTGGGGTGGAATGGACACAGGATCAACGAGCCGCTAAACCGTACCAAATATTGGTACCGAGCCAGTACAGACCTACGTTGTTTCCTCCGTTAAAGAAATTCTTCGATCCGCTACGGCAGGACGTAACGGCGGAGTGGGGGAGCCGCGATTGGTTCGTGATGCGACTGGCAGAAACGTACTTGATTCTGGCCGAAGCAAACCTGAAACTCGGTAAAATGCAGGAAGCCACCGACGCGATCAACGTCGTTCGGGTACGGGCCGCCTGGCCTGGGCAGCAGGAAGCGATGAAGATCAAAGTTTCTGATTTGACCATGGAGTTCATCATGGAAGAACGCGAACGCGAGTTAGCCGGCGAAATGTTCCGCTGGTACGACCTAAAACGCTGGGGCGTTTTAGTAGAGCGGGTGAAAAAGTACAATCCGGACGCGGCTAACATTCAGCAATTCCATACACTACGGCCTATTCCGCAAACGCAAATTGACCGGACCACGGGCGGTGCCTCAGCTTTCCCGCAAAATTCAGGTTATTAA
- a CDS encoding BatA domain-containing protein: MQFLYPAFLWGLLAAAIPVLIHLFNFRRVKRVYFTNVSFLKQINTTTSSFRRLKHWLIMAARILALVCLALAFAQPFIPASQTTGVSRDGVTSIYLDNSLSMQNLVDNRRLLDVAATKVEELLGNFPNAPTLQLITNTFGAEEHALQGSQKLRDRLASVDFASAGRSLESVYRRQQQLASAHSTGKNQLFWFSDFQKSTTGDLQKLVPDSSTQLFLVPVQGTATQNVFVDTLWLNTPFIREMQSNVVTVRLRNSGTKPVENLGIKLLLDETQVATQIVSIPAENYVQTTFNFTVRGKGFKRGQITFEDSPVLFDNDYYFVLNAAPRINVVQVYGQKSGNFVANVFANDSLFQQQNFSVSNVDVGKFQAANVIVLEGVDRVEGSLLTELQRFVQGGGSLVIIPPARVSNSSWLNGVGIQNIASIQGQPSLPTFLAEPSRQNPFFSDIFDETTRKEQVTMPAATAVWSWQAVGDKLLSFKSGEPFLTSSKSGEGRVYVLAAPLEATYGDFAQHALFLPIFYKIAALSVRQEPIAYSFESKDLILDVTGSPKNAVYQLRKDKLELIPVQRMIGTQMHLELPQSSQSSTALESGYYELRLNNQLVRLLALNHGHEESQMQVYTPDELRAIFKDRKNVQVFDNVNKADVASAYKEQHVGKDLWKWFIIAALIFLFTEIALVRWMKG, translated from the coding sequence ATGCAGTTTTTGTATCCTGCTTTTCTTTGGGGACTCTTGGCCGCCGCTATTCCGGTACTGATTCACCTATTTAATTTCCGGCGAGTCAAACGAGTGTATTTCACCAACGTCAGCTTCCTTAAACAGATTAATACGACCACCAGTAGCTTTCGACGCCTGAAGCACTGGCTGATTATGGCGGCTCGTATATTGGCATTGGTTTGTTTGGCTCTGGCTTTTGCCCAACCCTTTATTCCTGCCAGCCAAACGACGGGCGTGAGCCGGGATGGCGTTACCAGCATTTACCTGGATAACTCGCTATCGATGCAAAACTTAGTGGACAATCGTCGTTTGCTCGATGTAGCCGCTACCAAAGTGGAGGAATTACTGGGAAATTTTCCGAATGCTCCCACCTTACAACTGATTACCAATACGTTTGGGGCGGAAGAACACGCCTTGCAGGGAAGTCAGAAGTTACGGGACCGATTGGCTTCCGTTGATTTTGCTTCAGCGGGTCGCTCGCTCGAAAGCGTATACCGACGGCAACAGCAACTAGCCTCCGCCCATAGTACCGGTAAAAATCAATTGTTTTGGTTTTCAGACTTTCAGAAATCAACGACGGGGGATTTACAGAAGTTAGTACCCGATTCCAGTACCCAGCTTTTTTTGGTACCTGTGCAGGGAACCGCTACCCAAAACGTCTTTGTAGATACGCTGTGGTTGAATACACCCTTTATTCGGGAAATGCAGTCCAACGTAGTAACCGTACGCCTTCGTAATTCAGGCACGAAGCCGGTTGAAAATCTGGGCATTAAACTGTTACTCGATGAAACGCAAGTAGCTACGCAAATTGTCTCGATTCCCGCTGAAAACTACGTGCAGACTACGTTCAATTTTACCGTACGCGGAAAGGGTTTCAAACGGGGTCAGATTACCTTCGAGGATTCCCCGGTACTGTTTGACAATGATTACTACTTCGTGCTCAATGCGGCTCCCCGTATCAACGTGGTTCAGGTGTATGGTCAGAAATCAGGCAATTTTGTTGCGAATGTTTTTGCGAATGATAGCCTCTTTCAGCAACAGAATTTTTCAGTAAGTAATGTCGACGTTGGGAAATTTCAGGCTGCCAACGTCATCGTACTCGAAGGGGTGGATCGGGTGGAAGGAAGCTTACTGACCGAGTTACAACGCTTTGTACAGGGGGGCGGAAGTTTGGTCATCATCCCACCCGCTCGGGTTAGTAATAGTTCCTGGCTGAATGGAGTGGGTATTCAGAATATAGCTTCAATCCAGGGGCAGCCTTCGTTACCTACTTTTCTGGCGGAGCCTTCCCGGCAAAATCCGTTCTTTAGCGACATTTTTGATGAGACCACTCGCAAGGAACAAGTAACGATGCCAGCGGCCACAGCTGTATGGTCCTGGCAAGCCGTAGGCGATAAGTTATTGAGTTTTAAATCCGGCGAGCCCTTTCTGACTTCCTCAAAATCCGGTGAAGGGCGGGTGTATGTCTTAGCGGCACCCTTGGAAGCAACGTACGGTGATTTTGCTCAGCATGCGTTGTTCCTCCCCATTTTTTACAAGATTGCTGCTTTAAGTGTACGCCAAGAGCCCATTGCTTATTCCTTTGAATCGAAAGATCTCATACTCGATGTAACGGGTAGCCCTAAGAATGCAGTGTACCAATTGCGTAAAGACAAACTGGAACTTATTCCAGTACAGCGGATGATTGGTACACAAATGCATCTGGAATTACCGCAGTCGAGCCAAAGTAGTACAGCCCTGGAATCAGGCTATTACGAATTGCGGCTGAATAATCAGCTGGTACGTTTGCTGGCCCTTAACCACGGCCATGAAGAATCGCAAATGCAGGTGTACACGCCGGATGAGTTACGAGCCATTTTTAAAGATCGTAAAAATGTACAGGTATTCGATAACGTGAATAAAGCAGATGTTGCTTCGGCCTATAAAGAACAACACGTGGGAAAAGACCTCTGGAAGTGGTTCATCATCGCTGCTTTAATTTTTTTATTTACCGAAATTGCTCTGGTACGATGGATGAAAGGCTAA
- a CDS encoding SusC/RagA family TonB-linked outer membrane protein — translation MKNLLLSLFLLGLGWNVFAQDRPISGRVTGDDTQPIPGASVSVKGTTRGAVTNAEGRFTLSVPENATLVVSSVGYLTREFPVGNQNSLELVIPSSSAELSEVVVVGYGTQKKSQLTGAISSVSSKEIAELPITNARQALQGRAAGVDVVQSGSRPGAGVTVRIRGRRSINASNDPLYVVDGIPLAGGIDDLNPNDIQSMEVLKDASATAIYGSRGANGVVIVTTRRGTTGKTIVSYDGYYGISQVLGKIDVMNGAEFAEYKRESRRAVGRYSDSDPAADSKLFEAVELDGIANNRTTDYQSYIFRTGQIQSHQLGVQGGSEKTQFAISGNFFQDKGIIKTQDFTRYSFRVNLDHQITKRIKVGTSTFAVYSVGNGNDTFYPGGGNGFNPLGLTLRENPLGKPYDDNGNLIFLPTSDGLQSNPAAEVVPGANIAETKTIRIFNSLYGEWNIVDGLKYRLNFGPDFTNRRFGRFWGTFTNDRRGGDPRGMTDYSQGFNYTLENILTYQKQFREVHDLNITALHSIQRDNYETARINVNGIPASTQEFYSLGQASTIAGVGTGLTQWTLQSFMTRVNYSYNDRYLLTLTGRYDGSSRFGKNNKYGFFPSLALGWNMSNEAFLKGVSWLDQLKLRGSWGSIGNTAIDPYQTQTLLSRTVYAWNTIGAYGYRPNVIGNPNLRWETTTTANVGLDYSFFRGRLAGSIEVYQADTKDLLLSDQLPFTSGYGSVLRNVGKTRNQGLEITLSTINIDAANGFRWSTDLQFTKNKEQIRELFNGKVDDIGNARFIGQPITAIYDYKKVGIWQTDEQELAKKYGQNVGEVKLLDVNNDGKIDADHDRMIIGSQIPKFTAGMTNRFSFKGLDLSFFLYARVGSTITSAFHQTFNTLAGRYNNLNINYWTPNNPTNDFPRPNQNQESPIYSSTLRYFSGTFLKVRNINLGYNFTEGIAKKLGMSSLRAYIAAQQPFIFSEYRSKYKGIDNETVDSVTESQTPSARQFIFGINAKF, via the coding sequence ATGAAGAACCTATTACTAAGTCTATTTTTGCTCGGACTTGGTTGGAATGTATTTGCTCAGGATCGCCCCATCAGTGGTCGAGTTACCGGAGATGATACGCAACCCATTCCCGGAGCCAGCGTTTCAGTCAAAGGAACTACGCGGGGAGCCGTAACAAATGCCGAAGGTCGCTTTACCTTAAGCGTACCCGAAAATGCTACGCTGGTGGTTTCTTCCGTAGGTTATCTTACGCGGGAATTCCCCGTGGGCAATCAAAACTCACTGGAATTAGTTATTCCGTCTTCGTCGGCTGAATTGTCGGAAGTCGTAGTCGTTGGCTACGGAACTCAAAAAAAGAGCCAGTTAACGGGAGCCATTTCTTCTGTAAGTTCCAAAGAAATCGCTGAATTGCCTATTACGAACGCCCGGCAGGCCTTACAGGGCCGGGCCGCCGGGGTTGATGTCGTACAATCGGGTAGTAGACCCGGAGCGGGCGTTACCGTACGGATTCGCGGGCGTCGCTCGATCAACGCTTCTAATGATCCTTTGTACGTAGTTGATGGAATTCCATTGGCGGGTGGTATTGACGATCTGAACCCGAACGATATTCAGTCGATGGAGGTACTGAAAGATGCCTCAGCAACCGCTATCTACGGATCTCGGGGAGCCAACGGCGTTGTGATCGTCACGACCCGTCGGGGTACTACCGGCAAAACGATCGTGAGCTACGATGGCTATTACGGTATTTCACAAGTACTGGGTAAAATTGATGTCATGAACGGGGCTGAATTCGCCGAGTACAAACGCGAATCTCGTCGGGCCGTTGGTCGATACAGTGATTCAGATCCCGCTGCGGACAGCAAACTCTTCGAAGCCGTAGAATTGGATGGTATCGCTAACAATCGTACGACTGATTACCAGTCGTATATCTTCCGTACGGGGCAAATTCAGAGTCACCAGTTAGGTGTACAAGGCGGTAGTGAAAAAACGCAGTTTGCTATTTCGGGTAACTTCTTCCAGGACAAAGGGATCATCAAAACGCAGGATTTTACGCGGTACTCCTTCCGGGTCAATCTGGACCACCAGATTACCAAACGCATTAAAGTAGGTACGTCGACTTTCGCCGTATACAGCGTTGGGAATGGGAATGATACGTTCTATCCGGGTGGTGGTAATGGTTTTAACCCGCTGGGATTAACCTTACGGGAAAATCCGCTGGGAAAACCCTACGATGACAACGGCAACCTGATTTTTCTACCTACCTCGGATGGATTGCAGTCAAACCCGGCAGCAGAAGTGGTACCCGGAGCCAACATCGCCGAAACGAAAACGATCCGCATTTTCAACAGCCTCTACGGGGAATGGAATATCGTAGACGGACTCAAGTACCGACTCAATTTCGGACCGGATTTCACCAACCGCCGCTTTGGTCGTTTCTGGGGTACGTTTACCAATGACCGTCGGGGTGGTGATCCTCGCGGTATGACCGATTACTCGCAAGGATTTAACTACACGCTTGAAAACATCCTGACGTATCAAAAACAATTCCGCGAAGTACATGATCTGAACATTACGGCTCTGCACTCCATTCAGCGGGACAACTACGAAACGGCTCGGATCAACGTGAATGGTATTCCCGCTTCTACCCAGGAATTCTACAGTCTGGGTCAAGCCTCGACGATTGCGGGCGTAGGTACGGGACTGACGCAGTGGACCTTACAATCATTCATGACCCGCGTTAACTACAGCTACAATGATCGATATCTGTTGACCTTGACGGGCCGGTACGATGGATCTTCGCGGTTTGGTAAAAATAACAAATACGGCTTTTTCCCTTCGTTGGCCCTGGGCTGGAACATGAGCAACGAGGCATTCCTGAAAGGCGTAAGCTGGCTGGATCAGTTGAAACTTCGGGGTAGCTGGGGTTCCATTGGTAATACGGCTATTGACCCGTATCAGACGCAGACATTGCTATCCCGTACAGTATACGCCTGGAATACCATCGGGGCGTACGGTTATCGTCCTAATGTGATCGGAAATCCGAACTTACGTTGGGAGACCACGACGACGGCTAACGTTGGTTTAGATTATAGCTTCTTCCGGGGAAGACTGGCCGGTTCTATCGAAGTGTATCAGGCTGATACGAAGGATTTATTACTTTCCGATCAGTTACCCTTCACGAGCGGGTATGGAAGCGTACTGCGGAACGTGGGTAAAACTCGTAACCAGGGTTTGGAAATTACGCTGTCGACGATCAACATCGATGCCGCGAATGGCTTCCGCTGGTCCACGGATTTACAATTCACGAAAAACAAAGAGCAGATTCGCGAATTGTTCAACGGTAAAGTGGATGATATTGGAAATGCCCGTTTTATTGGACAACCCATTACGGCCATTTACGACTACAAGAAAGTGGGTATCTGGCAGACGGATGAGCAGGAACTGGCTAAAAAATACGGTCAGAACGTAGGGGAAGTAAAATTGCTTGATGTGAACAACGACGGAAAAATTGACGCGGACCACGACCGGATGATCATTGGTTCGCAGATTCCCAAGTTTACGGCGGGTATGACAAACCGCTTTAGCTTCAAAGGACTTGATCTGTCGTTCTTCCTGTATGCCCGCGTAGGGAGCACTATCACGAGTGCCTTCCACCAGACCTTCAATACGCTGGCGGGTCGCTACAATAACCTGAACATTAATTATTGGACCCCGAATAACCCAACTAACGATTTCCCTCGTCCGAACCAGAATCAGGAGTCGCCTATCTATTCCAGTACCTTACGTTACTTCAGCGGTACATTCCTGAAAGTCCGGAATATTAACCTGGGTTACAATTTCACGGAAGGTATTGCGAAGAAGCTCGGAATGAGTAGTCTGCGGGCCTATATAGCGGCTCAGCAACCCTTCATTTTCTCGGAATATCGGTCGAAGTACAAAGGAATTGATAACGAAACGGTGGATAGTGTAACCGAAAGCCAAACGCCTTCCGCTCGACAATTCATCTTCGGTATCAACGCGAAATTTTAG
- the infB gene encoding translation initiation factor IF-2: MRLNVAARKINVGMGTIVDRLSAKGFKIDNNPNTKLTGEQLQVLAKEFSAPDLLKEGPKPAEPAATARPKADDDLPLYFRQKSEEAAATPVVEETKPQEPAKEEPRLQGLKVLGKIDLSTGKPVVPAASPAEPAAPALPPAPKVETPAAEKAPDVKPEEPKPQPVAEKPVVPAAAPEPVVEKPVVAEPVKPEPKVEAKVETPAPQPVVTPQPVAEIKPEPTVVATPPVATVVEPASAAKQEPEKKAQTPERTNNSAGTPPQNPRFGGPNERKDFQKQRPETKQEPKPEPKPEVKTETPPATPPELIEAKADRLKGLTVLGKIELPTKQDNRGNNNRGGNSNNEKKKRKRIKPVEQDRNQARSNANNANSNEPNNRQNNNQNRQGGNQGNQNSNNQDRNQGQDRNNNNNNAANNNQSQNNNQGGGNNNNNNRNNNNRNNNNRGGNRRDEPSKTEVRDNVKNTMAQMGGGGAKKQNFGADRRRERRQDRARRREEAEQHELEQEKILKVTEFVSASDLASLMDVSINDIIQTCMNMGMFVSINQRLDAEAIAIIADEFGFDVQFISAEEEVESALIEEEDAPESLVPRAPVVTIMGHVDHGKTSLLDYIRKTKVASGEAGGITQHIGSYKVKTNDGREIAFLDTPGHEAFTAMRARGAKLTDVAIIVIAADDSVMPQTREAINHAQNAGVPMVFAFSKVDKPGANTEKIREGLSQMNILVEEWGGRFQTQEISSKSGLGIDELLEKVLLEAELLDLKANPNKRGVGTVVEASLDKGRGYVANILVQNGTMSVGDVMLAGPFFGKVKAMFDDKGQRVKSVGPSTPVQVLGLSGAPTAGDKVNMMETERDAREIANKREQLLREQSLRTRKHITLEEIGRRKAIGNFKELNVIVKGDVDGSVEALSDSLLKLSTAEVNVNIIHKGVGQVTESDVMLASAGDAVVVAFQVRPSLNARRLADQEQIEIRNYSIIYQAIEDIKKAMEGLLEPEFQEVVTANIDIREVFRISKIGTVAGCYVTEGTVKRNNKIRVIRDFIVIHEGEIQALKRFKDDVSEVKFGYECGLSIKNFNDLEVGDTIECFEMQEVKRKL, translated from the coding sequence ATGCGTTTAAATGTGGCGGCACGAAAGATCAACGTGGGCATGGGAACCATTGTGGATCGACTATCGGCCAAAGGATTTAAAATTGACAACAATCCCAATACCAAACTGACGGGAGAACAACTCCAAGTATTGGCAAAAGAATTTAGTGCTCCTGACTTGCTGAAAGAAGGACCTAAGCCAGCTGAACCCGCCGCGACGGCTCGTCCTAAGGCTGATGATGATTTGCCCCTGTATTTCCGTCAGAAGTCGGAAGAAGCGGCCGCTACTCCTGTAGTTGAAGAAACGAAGCCTCAGGAGCCAGCCAAAGAAGAACCTCGGTTACAAGGATTAAAAGTGCTGGGTAAGATTGACCTGAGCACGGGTAAACCCGTTGTTCCGGCAGCTTCACCCGCGGAACCTGCGGCACCAGCCCTACCTCCTGCACCCAAGGTGGAAACACCCGCGGCAGAAAAGGCACCGGACGTAAAACCCGAGGAGCCGAAACCCCAGCCCGTAGCTGAGAAACCGGTAGTACCTGCTGCTGCCCCCGAGCCTGTGGTTGAAAAACCCGTCGTGGCAGAGCCCGTTAAACCGGAACCTAAAGTGGAAGCGAAGGTGGAAACGCCAGCTCCACAGCCCGTAGTAACTCCTCAACCTGTCGCTGAAATAAAGCCTGAACCTACTGTTGTAGCAACGCCCCCGGTGGCTACGGTGGTAGAGCCTGCCTCTGCTGCTAAGCAGGAGCCTGAAAAGAAAGCTCAAACGCCCGAGCGAACCAATAACTCGGCCGGTACTCCACCGCAAAACCCTCGTTTTGGTGGACCAAACGAGCGTAAAGATTTTCAGAAGCAAAGGCCAGAAACCAAACAAGAACCAAAGCCAGAGCCAAAACCGGAAGTGAAGACAGAAACACCTCCCGCCACACCGCCCGAATTGATTGAAGCAAAAGCCGATCGATTAAAAGGGTTGACCGTGCTGGGTAAAATCGAATTACCAACGAAACAGGATAACCGCGGTAATAATAACCGTGGCGGTAATTCGAACAACGAGAAAAAGAAACGCAAGCGTATTAAGCCTGTAGAGCAGGACCGTAATCAGGCTCGCTCTAACGCTAATAACGCGAACAGCAACGAACCTAATAACCGCCAGAATAATAACCAAAATCGTCAGGGCGGAAATCAGGGGAATCAGAATTCCAATAACCAGGATCGGAATCAGGGACAGGATCGCAACAACAATAACAACAACGCTGCGAACAATAACCAGTCTCAGAACAACAACCAGGGCGGAGGTAATAATAACAACAACAATCGCAACAATAACAACCGGAATAATAATAACCGGGGTGGTAACCGTCGCGATGAGCCTTCGAAAACGGAAGTACGCGATAATGTAAAGAACACGATGGCCCAGATGGGCGGTGGTGGTGCCAAAAAGCAAAACTTTGGTGCAGATCGTCGTCGGGAACGTCGCCAGGATCGGGCTCGCCGCCGGGAGGAAGCCGAACAGCACGAACTCGAACAGGAAAAAATCCTGAAGGTAACCGAATTCGTATCGGCCAGCGACTTGGCATCCTTGATGGACGTTTCGATCAACGACATCATTCAGACGTGTATGAACATGGGTATGTTCGTATCCATCAACCAACGTCTCGATGCAGAAGCCATCGCCATCATTGCGGATGAATTTGGATTCGATGTTCAATTCATCTCTGCCGAAGAAGAGGTTGAATCAGCTCTGATTGAAGAAGAAGACGCTCCGGAAAGCTTAGTACCTCGTGCTCCGGTAGTTACGATCATGGGTCACGTTGACCACGGTAAGACCTCCTTACTGGATTATATTCGTAAAACGAAAGTTGCTTCGGGTGAAGCCGGTGGTATTACCCAGCACATTGGTTCGTATAAAGTAAAAACAAACGACGGTCGCGAAATCGCGTTCTTGGATACCCCAGGTCACGAAGCCTTTACGGCCATGCGTGCTCGGGGAGCTAAACTGACGGACGTTGCCATTATCGTAATTGCAGCGGACGACAGCGTGATGCCCCAAACCCGGGAAGCCATCAACCACGCCCAGAATGCGGGTGTACCGATGGTATTTGCTTTCTCGAAAGTAGATAAGCCCGGTGCCAATACGGAGAAAATCCGTGAAGGCCTGTCGCAAATGAATATCCTGGTCGAAGAGTGGGGTGGACGTTTCCAAACCCAGGAAATCTCTTCGAAAAGCGGTTTAGGTATTGATGAATTGCTGGAAAAAGTATTGCTCGAAGCCGAGTTACTTGATCTGAAAGCCAATCCTAACAAACGTGGCGTAGGTACGGTAGTCGAAGCTTCCTTGGATAAAGGTCGCGGTTATGTTGCAAACATTCTGGTACAAAATGGTACGATGAGTGTGGGTGATGTCATGCTGGCTGGACCGTTCTTCGGTAAAGTGAAGGCCATGTTCGACGACAAAGGCCAACGCGTCAAATCGGTAGGGCCTTCTACACCTGTACAGGTCTTAGGTTTGAGCGGTGCTCCCACGGCTGGTGATAAAGTGAATATGATGGAAACGGAGCGTGACGCCCGCGAAATTGCGAACAAACGGGAGCAATTACTGCGTGAACAATCCCTCCGTACCCGTAAGCACATTACGCTGGAAGAGATTGGTCGTCGGAAAGCGATTGGAAACTTCAAAGAGCTTAACGTCATCGTTAAAGGGGACGTGGATGGTTCTGTGGAAGCACTTTCCGATTCGCTGCTTAAACTTTCGACGGCTGAAGTTAATGTTAACATCATCCATAAGGGCGTAGGTCAGGTAACTGAATCCGACGTGATGTTAGCCTCTGCCGGGGATGCCGTAGTCGTAGCCTTCCAGGTTCGTCCTTCGCTCAACGCTCGTCGTTTAGCCGATCAGGAACAAATCGAAATTCGGAATTACTCCATCATCTACCAGGCAATCGAGGACATCAAGAAAGCCATGGAAGGTCTGCTGGAACCCGAATTCCAGGAAGTGGTTACGGCCAACATCGACATTCGCGAAGTATTCCGGATTTCCAAAATCGGTACCGTTGCGGGTTGCTATGTAACCGAAGGTACGGTGAAACGGAACAACAAAATCCGCGTAATCCGCGACTTCATCGTGATCCACGAAGGAGAGATTCAGGCCCTGAAACGTTTCAAAGACGACGTATCCGAAGTGAAATTTGGTTATGAATGTGGTCTGAGCATCAAAAACTTCAACGACCTGGAAGTAGGCGATACCATCGAATGCTTCGAAATGCAGGAAGTAAAACGGAAGTTATAA